One Magnetococcales bacterium DNA window includes the following coding sequences:
- the mutY gene encoding A/G-specific adenine glycosylase, with protein sequence MIATDFPYAERLLKYYAKSGRRLPWRGTNDPYRIWVAEIMLQQTGVATVTGYYDRFLQRFPTVVHLSQASLDEVRRAWQGLGYYRRAENLHRAARIIHEDRADRFPDTLEGWLVLPGIGRSTAAAILAIGWNQRHAILDGNCKRVLSRLMALEEPVNTSAGERSLWREATRITPVDRPGDYAQAIMDLGATVCVPKEPRCHECPWSEGCRARMNGSAVDFPQKRKREAVPRFGQVAVLVQGPGESVLMQRRPEGGLLSGLWQPVSLERQDFSPRHPEHSLVATAVAQRFAITCRDMVHVGAVQHRFTHFHLTVWVYSCVHEGGWPREEEVIWWSLDRGDLPMSTLHRKVIAFLSINDKHQGEGR encoded by the coding sequence ATGATCGCCACCGATTTTCCCTATGCCGAGCGATTGCTGAAATATTACGCCAAATCGGGACGACGGCTTCCCTGGCGTGGCACGAACGATCCTTATCGAATCTGGGTTGCCGAAATCATGCTGCAACAAACAGGGGTGGCGACCGTAACGGGCTACTACGACCGATTTTTGCAAAGATTTCCAACCGTCGTCCATTTATCCCAGGCAAGTCTTGATGAGGTGCGACGTGCGTGGCAGGGTTTGGGATATTATCGTCGGGCGGAAAATCTTCACCGTGCCGCCAGAATCATTCACGAAGATCGGGCGGATCGCTTTCCCGATACACTGGAGGGATGGCTTGTCTTGCCCGGAATCGGTCGCAGTACCGCCGCCGCCATTCTGGCCATTGGCTGGAATCAGCGGCATGCAATCCTGGATGGCAACTGCAAAAGGGTATTGTCGCGACTGATGGCCCTGGAAGAACCGGTGAACACCAGTGCCGGTGAGCGGAGTCTTTGGCGGGAGGCCACCCGGATCACCCCTGTGGACCGACCGGGGGATTATGCCCAGGCGATCATGGACCTGGGGGCGACGGTCTGTGTGCCAAAAGAACCCAGGTGTCATGAATGTCCCTGGTCCGAGGGGTGTCGCGCCCGAATGAATGGCAGTGCGGTGGATTTTCCCCAGAAAAGAAAGAGGGAAGCGGTTCCCCGATTCGGTCAGGTGGCGGTGTTGGTCCAGGGACCAGGGGAAAGCGTGTTGATGCAACGCCGACCGGAAGGGGGATTGCTTTCAGGATTGTGGCAACCCGTGTCCCTGGAGCGGCAGGACTTTTCACCGCGTCATCCGGAACATTCCCTTGTCGCGACCGCGGTGGCGCAACGATTCGCCATTACCTGCCGCGATATGGTTCATGTCGGTGCGGTACAACATCGTTTTACCCATTTTCATCTGACAGTTTGGGTCTATTCGTGTGTCCATGAAGGGGGCTGGCCAAGGGAAGAAGAGGTGATTTGGTGGTCCCTGGACCGTGGCGATCTCCCGATGTCTACTTTACACAGGAAAGTGATCGCTTTTTTATCCATTAATGATAAGCATCAAGGA
- a CDS encoding energy transducer TonB, producing the protein MASLLGSLLLHALVFWRLNGPVTIETPQEEIKFLPVELIQWPMERSVPKPPEKPDFLAQVNHETEKKQTVPQPPDLNLSESRSNPDNTNETIGDRKDLPPQQKIEEIHKKETIEKKTVEKKTIEKKTIEKKARKRAENVPARPLLLDPTLSDINQWEEEKNNKKLNEPLREQTLDLNTTQVEYAVYFARLKEQIEQGWIYPEQAKSERLAGSLRLKFTIDHAGHLVSLKILRSSGVTILDESALKAIRATAPFAPLPREWQLERVHVTTTFEYIRRNRTWKP; encoded by the coding sequence ATGGCGTCCCTGCTTGGGTCGCTCCTCCTTCACGCCCTGGTTTTCTGGCGGTTGAATGGTCCGGTGACGATTGAGACGCCACAAGAGGAAATCAAGTTTCTTCCCGTGGAGTTGATTCAATGGCCCATGGAACGATCGGTGCCAAAGCCACCTGAAAAACCTGATTTTCTGGCACAGGTCAATCATGAAACCGAAAAAAAACAAACCGTGCCACAACCTCCCGATCTGAATTTATCCGAATCGCGATCCAATCCCGATAACACCAATGAAACGATCGGAGATCGAAAAGATTTGCCGCCGCAACAAAAAATTGAGGAAATCCACAAAAAGGAAACGATTGAAAAAAAAACTGTCGAAAAGAAAACGATAGAAAAGAAAACGATTGAAAAAAAAGCACGGAAACGTGCCGAAAACGTTCCAGCTCGGCCATTGCTTCTTGATCCAACCTTGTCCGACATTAACCAATGGGAAGAGGAAAAAAATAATAAAAAATTAAACGAACCGCTCCGCGAACAAACATTGGATCTTAACACAACCCAGGTGGAATATGCCGTTTATTTTGCGCGATTGAAAGAACAGATCGAACAGGGATGGATCTATCCGGAACAGGCAAAAAGCGAACGTTTGGCGGGAAGCCTGCGTCTTAAATTTACCATCGATCATGCCGGTCATCTGGTATCCTTGAAAATATTGCGAAGTTCGGGTGTGACAATCCTGGATGAATCGGCGTTGAAGGCGATTCGCGCGACAGCGCCGTTTGCGCCGCTGCCGCGGGAATGGCAGTTGGAACGGGTTCATGTCACCACGACATTTGAATACATACGCAGAAACAGGACCTGGAAACCATGA
- a CDS encoding Gx transporter family protein, translated as MNNSRSRESLSIRPELYVVYWAAAAVTAHLFESGLPVPGPWFKPGLANIFVLVAWFQLGWRAAVGVSLLRVFAASLILGTFLSPTFFLSLSGAIGSLLAMGLMETFRLTPGPIAQSIPASMVHMTAQVTVAYFMILDHPGIFSALPWFLVGSWLTGFFNGWIACSILQRLEDKVLDHEVVSP; from the coding sequence TTGAACAATTCAAGGTCCAGGGAATCCCTGTCCATCCGTCCGGAACTGTATGTGGTATATTGGGCAGCGGCTGCCGTGACGGCCCATCTTTTTGAAAGCGGTCTCCCTGTTCCCGGCCCATGGTTCAAGCCGGGATTGGCCAATATTTTTGTCCTGGTGGCCTGGTTTCAATTGGGATGGCGTGCCGCGGTCGGGGTGTCTCTTCTTCGGGTGTTTGCCGCGTCATTGATCCTGGGAACCTTCCTGTCACCTACATTCTTTTTAAGCCTTTCAGGGGCGATCGGTTCCTTGTTGGCCATGGGTCTCATGGAGACATTTCGCTTGACTCCAGGTCCAATAGCCCAATCCATCCCCGCTTCGATGGTACACATGACCGCCCAGGTTACCGTGGCTTATTTCATGATTCTTGACCATCCTGGAATTTTTTCTGCCTTGCCCTGGTTTCTCGTCGGTTCCTGGTTGACAGGATTTTTCAATGGTTGGATTGCCTGTTCGATTCTGCAACGACTTGAGGATAAAGTTTTGGATCATGAGGTTGTTTCGCCGTGA
- a CDS encoding NusG domain II-containing protein has translation MNPGNWRSCFPSSDRIVAAVSALGIVAACLWTVLGQPERVVVIRDAQGRESVWPIDRDSVQKIAGRLGPVTVEIRGQRVRLLELNSPRLIGTLTGWIERSGQVTACIPCGVLVQVKGKKIGHNSSSDSHYDGIAR, from the coding sequence ATGAATCCTGGGAATTGGCGTTCATGTTTTCCATCAAGCGATCGGATCGTCGCCGCGGTTTCGGCATTGGGCATTGTCGCTGCCTGTCTGTGGACAGTCCTCGGTCAACCCGAACGGGTGGTCGTCATCCGTGATGCCCAGGGGCGGGAAAGCGTATGGCCGATCGATCGCGATTCAGTGCAAAAAATCGCAGGGCGCCTGGGACCGGTTACCGTCGAAATTCGTGGACAACGGGTTCGTTTGCTGGAATTGAACAGTCCACGTTTGATTGGTACCTTGACGGGATGGATTGAACGATCCGGTCAGGTGACGGCATGCATCCCTTGTGGCGTCCTTGTCCAGGTCAAAGGCAAAAAAATCGGACACAATTCCTCTTCCGATTCACATTACGATGGAATTGCCCGTTGA